Proteins co-encoded in one Prosthecodimorpha staleyi genomic window:
- the rplL gene encoding 50S ribosomal protein L7/L12 gives MADLSKIVDDLSSLTILEAAELVKLLEDKWGVSAAAPVAVAAAAGPAVAAAPVEEKTEFTVVLTDAGANKINVIKEVRAITALGLKEAKDLVEGAPKPVKEGISKDEAEKLKKQLEGAGAKVELK, from the coding sequence ATGGCTGACCTGTCGAAGATCGTCGACGATCTCTCCTCCCTCACCATCCTCGAGGCCGCCGAGCTCGTGAAGCTCCTCGAAGACAAGTGGGGCGTCTCCGCCGCCGCTCCGGTGGCGGTTGCCGCCGCCGCCGGCCCGGCCGTCGCCGCTGCCCCGGTCGAGGAGAAGACCGAGTTCACCGTCGTCCTCACCGACGCCGGCGCGAACAAGATCAACGTCATCAAGGAAGTCCGTGCGATCACCGCGCTCGGCCTGAAGGAAGCCAAGGACCTGGTCGAGGGCGCTCCGAAGCCGGTCAAGGAAGGCATCTCGAAGGACGAGGCCGAGAAGCTCAAGAAGCAGCTCGAAGGCGCCGGCGCCAAGGTCGAACTCAAGTAA
- the rplJ gene encoding 50S ribosomal protein L10 yields the protein MDRAAKRELVSTLSVQFKNTGSVVVAGYQGLTVAEMNALRGKVRAAGGTVKVAKNRLAKLALQGTELEPIAGLFKGPTVIVQATDPVAGPKVAVEFAKTNDKFVILGGGMGKQALNPDGVKALAALPSLDELRAKLAGIINQPATKLASVIAAPSGALARVIKANAEKDQAA from the coding sequence GTGGATAGAGCGGCAAAGCGCGAACTCGTCTCGACCCTGAGCGTCCAGTTCAAGAACACTGGATCCGTGGTCGTGGCGGGCTATCAGGGACTGACGGTGGCCGAGATGAATGCCCTCCGGGGCAAGGTCCGGGCTGCTGGCGGAACCGTCAAAGTCGCGAAGAACCGCCTTGCCAAGCTGGCTCTTCAAGGCACTGAACTCGAGCCCATCGCCGGCCTCTTCAAGGGGCCGACCGTGATCGTGCAGGCGACCGACCCGGTTGCCGGCCCGAAGGTGGCGGTCGAGTTCGCCAAGACCAACGACAAGTTCGTCATCCTCGGCGGCGGGATGGGCAAGCAGGCCCTGAACCCCGACGGGGTCAAGGCGCTGGCAGCCCTGCCGTCGCTGGACGAACTCCGGGCAAAGCTCGCGGGCATCATCAATCAGCCCGCCACCAAGCTCGCGTCGGTCATCGCCGCACCGAGCGGAGCTCTTGCCCGCGTCATCAAGGCGAATGCCGAGAAGGACCAGGCCGCGTGA
- the rplA gene encoding 50S ribosomal protein L1, which translates to MSKLPKRIAKSREGISRTKLYRLDEAVKLVKDRASAKFDETVEIAMNLGVDPRHADQMVRGVCNLPNGTGRTVRVAVFAKGAKADEARAAGADIVGAEDLVERINGGTIDFDRCIATPDMMPLVGRLGKVLGPRGLMPNPKVGTVTMDVTKAINDAKGGAVEFRAEKAGIVHAGIGKASFTEGALLENIRAFADAVSKAKPTGAKGTYLQRVSISSTMGPGVKIDPASLSVAANG; encoded by the coding sequence ATGAGCAAGCTTCCGAAGCGCATTGCCAAGTCCCGCGAGGGCATCTCCCGCACCAAGCTCTATCGCCTCGACGAGGCCGTGAAGCTGGTCAAGGACCGCGCCAGCGCGAAGTTCGACGAGACCGTCGAGATCGCCATGAATCTCGGCGTCGATCCCCGCCATGCCGACCAGATGGTCCGCGGCGTCTGCAACCTGCCGAACGGCACCGGCCGTACCGTGCGGGTCGCGGTCTTCGCCAAGGGCGCCAAGGCCGATGAGGCCCGCGCCGCCGGTGCCGACATCGTCGGTGCTGAGGATCTGGTCGAGCGCATCAACGGCGGCACGATCGACTTCGATCGCTGCATCGCCACCCCGGACATGATGCCGCTGGTCGGCCGCCTCGGTAAGGTGCTCGGCCCGCGCGGCCTGATGCCGAACCCGAAGGTCGGCACGGTGACCATGGACGTGACCAAGGCGATCAACGACGCCAAGGGCGGCGCCGTCGAGTTCCGCGCCGAGAAGGCCGGCATCGTGCATGCCGGCATCGGCAAGGCCTCGTTCACCGAGGGCGCGCTGCTCGAGAACATCCGCGCCTTCGCGGATGCGGTCAGCAAGGCCAAGCCGACGGGCGCCAAGGGGACCTATCTCCAGCGCGTCTCGATCTCCTCGACCATGGGTCCCGGCGTCAAGATCGACCCGGCCAGCCTGTCGGTCGCGGCGAACGGCTGA